In the Staphylococcus condimenti genome, one interval contains:
- a CDS encoding manganese-dependent inorganic pyrophosphatase, with product MESTYIFGHKSPDTDAINSAIIMAEFEKLNGNDSAKAYRLGEVNPETQYALDYFKAEAPELLTEDLTDKDVILVDHNEFQQSADTIESAKIRHVVDHHRIANFHTAAPLYYRAEPLGCTATILYKMFKEQGFEIKPQIAGLMLSAIISDSLLFKSPTCTEQDKAAAQALENIAGVDAQEYGLEMLKAGASTVDKSPVEIINADAKTFNMGDYSVRIGQVNTVDVNEILARQAELEQAITETLSGAEYDIFVLVATDILNSDSTILVLGKDKDKIAKTFDVELDNNTAFLPGVVSRKKQIVPPITAALS from the coding sequence ATGGAAAGTACTTACATTTTCGGGCATAAAAGTCCAGATACTGATGCAATTAACTCAGCGATTATCATGGCTGAATTTGAAAAATTAAATGGTAATGATTCTGCGAAAGCGTATCGTTTAGGGGAAGTGAACCCTGAAACACAATATGCTTTAGATTATTTTAAAGCAGAAGCACCAGAATTATTGACTGAAGATTTAACAGATAAAGATGTTATCTTAGTCGATCACAATGAATTCCAACAAAGCGCAGATACAATTGAAAGCGCGAAGATTCGCCACGTTGTGGATCATCACAGAATTGCTAACTTCCATACTGCAGCACCTTTATACTATCGTGCTGAACCGCTTGGATGTACAGCAACAATTCTTTATAAAATGTTTAAAGAACAAGGATTTGAAATTAAACCGCAAATTGCAGGTTTAATGTTATCAGCAATTATTTCTGATAGTTTATTATTCAAATCACCAACTTGCACTGAACAAGATAAAGCAGCAGCACAAGCTTTAGAAAATATTGCAGGTGTGGATGCACAAGAATATGGTTTAGAAATGTTGAAAGCAGGTGCTTCAACAGTAGATAAATCACCTGTTGAAATTATCAATGCAGATGCAAAAACATTTAATATGGGAGACTATTCTGTAAGAATCGGTCAAGTCAACACTGTAGATGTAAATGAAATTCTTGCACGTCAAGCTGAATTAGAACAAGCGATTACTGAAACATTAAGCGGTGCAGAATATGACATCTTCGTATTGGTTGCAACTGATATCTTGAATAGTGATTCAACAATTCTTGTACTTGGTAAAGACAAAGATAAAATTGCAAAAACATTTGATGTTGAATTAGATAACAACACTGCATTCTTACCAGGTGTTGTATCACGTAAAAAACAAATTGTACCACCAATCACAGCTGCATTATCATAA
- a CDS encoding cysteine hydrolase family protein yields MTKHALIVVDYSYDFVAPDGKLTCGEPGQAIDDFIAERMETFDAKGDEIFIMMDLHYENDENHPESKLFPPHNIEGTPGRELYGKVKDVYDKIKNHNNVHFLDKRRYDSFFGTPLDSLLRERDIKEIEIVGVCTDICVLHTAVSAYNKGYDVTIPESGVASFNPAGHDFALEHFKNVLGAKVE; encoded by the coding sequence ATGACAAAGCATGCTTTAATTGTTGTGGATTATTCATATGATTTTGTAGCGCCGGATGGTAAATTGACTTGCGGCGAACCTGGACAAGCTATCGATGATTTTATTGCAGAACGCATGGAAACATTTGATGCAAAAGGGGATGAGATTTTTATCATGATGGATTTACATTATGAGAATGACGAAAACCATCCTGAAAGTAAGTTATTCCCGCCGCACAATATTGAAGGCACACCAGGCAGAGAATTATATGGCAAAGTTAAAGATGTTTATGACAAAATTAAAAATCATAATAATGTACATTTCTTAGATAAACGCCGCTATGATTCTTTCTTTGGCACGCCATTAGACAGCTTGCTGCGTGAACGTGATATTAAAGAAATTGAAATAGTAGGAGTATGTACAGATATTTGTGTACTGCATACAGCTGTTTCAGCATATAATAAAGGGTATGATGTTACTATACCTGAAAGTGGTGTAGCATCATTTAATCCAGCAGGTCACGATTTTGCCTTGGAACATTTTAAAAATGTACTAGGTGCAAAGGTAGAATAA